Below is a window of Camelina sativa cultivar DH55 chromosome 11, Cs, whole genome shotgun sequence DNA.
tcaagaattggaagagtttttttttttacttttaaaagaatgaatgctagataataatttagaaatctgtaaaaactgttgatatttaaattttatattattttgtgtcatggcaaaaaaatgaaaacagttcaaacaaataaatttcaaaagatacgacgAATactcgaataaacacaactctacaatgaacagttgcaactttacaaaaaaaccgttACAGTGAACGAACACAActctttgtaaaatataaaatttaaactattttcagatttttttaaaaaaattatccaaaaggtacgattggaaaaacacaacttttggtggtatttattcggattgggtttaaatatattgaaaagtcaaatccaaaaactcactatataagcCATCTAAATCTTGGAAAAACATTCtatgtattttcattaaacttttatatttaaaattaactaaaagatgtaaattagattcatcattccaaaatttttttgttaaatcaagaattagaggaatttcttgacttttaaaagaatgaatgatagaaaataatttagaaaaatgtataaaccgttgagattgaaattttatttgattttatgtcatgacaaaaaaaatgaaaaacagttcaaacaaacaaatatatatagatttaaaaaaatacaaatgttccaatcaacacaactttacagtgaacagttgtaacttttcataaataaccattatccatcacgacttttcagaaaatattcaaaaggtACGATAGAAAAAACACAACGTTTAGTCACAtctattcggattgttattattatatagattgtgCGTTTccctaatttaatttataagagTGGAAACTTAGTATTTGGTCCATATATCGGAAGAACTGATGTTATGagataatttataattaatattggactaaaaaagtatataaaaaaattatactcataaaaaaaaaaaaaaaaaaaaacagtgctGTTATAATCAACAAGGCTAACAATTGCAATACAGTAATGCTgattaggaaaagaagatttATCTATGATATGGAGATTTTAATGTCGTACTTATAACACAGTAGAGTGGATAACAACTACTAGTCGACTAGTTTTGATTGAAATGTGAGCTGTGTCACACACATCACATCGTAAAGACCGTCTCCAAACGTATTATTTTTTACCGCGGTCAGTCATTTTGTACGTGTCAAGTTAAATGTCTACGTGGCATTGAAGTGACATCAACGTATCAAAGATCGTTAATCCGACGTGTCATTGCCGTTGAAAATGGGCCTGATTATAATTATTTCCAATAGAGATCTCAAATATATGTAGACCGAAACCTTTAAAAGTCCAATAAAGGCCCAATTAGCACTGTCTTGAAACACACAAGTCTCTCTTCCGTCTCCACCGTTCCAGTAAGACTCTCCTGCCGCCGTGTGATCTCAACTTTTGAGCTATGAACAAGAACTCCTTTCTTCAATCCAACTAAATTGAAAAGCTTGATTAAGGAGatgctctcaagtctcaaccaaACCCTTGTATTAATTAATCAGGTGAACAAGATGAGATTAAATAGAACATTCTGCAATATATgctagtagtagtactagtacTAAATTAGGACTAGAGAGAACAAAGTGCTGAGAGAAACTATCAAACtagataaaatataagaatGAAACTACGGATCTGCCCTCCGGATGAGTTGCGAGAGTACGAGTCCCCTTGAAAGCATCAAAGGGTTAGTAACCCTTTTGAAGAGAAGTGCCCTTTCGTCCTCAGATAAAAGTAACCAAATAATGTCACCAACAAACATAAATACATGTGCATATTTGCGAAAGCACACAAGTTGGTGTCAACGCTCACCTTTCTCTCATCCAAATTCCGACACAGGCGTGTGTTCATTGTTGAATCTTCCCATTTCCTCATCCAAATTCCGACACAACTCTCTCTAGACTCTAGCCGCCATTTGTTCTCCATATTACAAAACCCCCCTgccttcatctctctctctctctctctctctctgtctggtCCGATCTCTCTCGGACGCTCGCAAATCTCTCATCTTTAAATTCAtagtttcttctcttccctGCTCGTAATCGCAAATCGGCGGCTTCCCCAGCTCCAGGGTATGATTAATTTCTGTGTTTATTGCTCTGCTTCGACActtcaaaaatatcaaagtctgtttctttttctctctgtgaGAGTTCTGTTTTGAGTTGCGTTGCTATTTTACTTCGAGACTGAGACTTctcttttagctttttttttttttttccttgaatcTGATATTGANaaaaaaaaaaaaaaaaaaaacagtgctGTTATAATCAACAAGGCTAACAATTGCAATACAGTAATGCTgattaggaaaagaagatttATCTATGATATGGAGATTTTAATGTCGTACTTATAACACAGTAGAGTGGATAACAACTACTAGTCGACTAGTTTTGATTGAAATGTGAGCTGTGTCACACACATCACATCGTAAAGACCGTCTCCAAACGTATTATTTTTTACCGCGGTCAGTCATTTTGTACGTGTCAAGTTAAATGTCTACGTGGCATTGAAGTGACATCAACGTATCAAAGATCGTTAATCCGACGTGTCATTGCCGTTGAAAATGGGCCTGATTATAATTATTTCCAATAGAGATCTCAAATATATGTAGACCGAAACCTTTAAAAGTCCAATAAAGGCCCAATTAGCACTGTCTTGAAACACACAAGTCTCTCTTCCGTCTCCACCGTTCCAGTAAGACTCTCCTGCCGCCGTGTGATCTCAACTTTTGAGCTATGAACAAGAACTCCTTTCTTCAATCCAACTAAATTGAAAAGCTTGATTAAGGAGatgctctcaagtctcaaccaaACCCTTGTATTAATTAATCAGGTGAACAAGATGAGATTAAATAGAACATTCTGCAATATATgctagtagtagtactagtacTAAATTAGGACTAGAGAGAACAAAGTGCTGAGAGAAACTATCAAACtagataaaatataagaatGAAACTACGGATCTGCCCTCCGGATGAGTTGCGAGAGTACGAGTCCCCTTGAAAGCATCAAAGGGTTAGTAACCCTTTTGAAGAGAAGTGCCCTTTCGTCCTCAGATAAAAGTAACCAAATAATGTCACCAACAAACATAAATACATGTGCATATTTGCGAAAGCACACAAGTTGGTGTCAACGCTCACCTTTCTCTCATCCAAATTCCGACACAGGCGTGTGTTCATTGTTGAATCTTCCCATTTCCTCATCCAAATTCCGACACAACTCTCTCTAGACTCTAGCCGCCATTTGTTCTCCATATTACAAAACCCCCCTgccttcatctctctctctctctctctctctctgtctggtCCGATCTCTCTCGGACGCTCGCAAATCTCTCATCTTTAAATTCAtagtttcttctcttccctGCTCGTAATCGCAAATCGGCGGCTTCCCCAGCTCCAGGGTATGATTAATTTCTGTGTTTATTGCTCTGCTTCGACActtcaaaaatatcaaagtctgtttctttttctctctgtgaGAGTTCTGTTTTGAGTTGCGTTGCTATTTTACTTCGAGACTGAGACTTctcttttagctttttttttttttttccttgaatcTGATATTGAACTCTTTATCAGAATGAAGGACCCAGATCATAGTTCCGCTCTGTCAATTTACATATGTGCTTTTGTACCAATTTAAGgaatatattaatttgtcaAATCACATCTGGGTTTGTtgatgttgatatgatgatgctAATTTATGCATCTAAATCTTGTGCAGgcgtgtgttgttggttattaaATGGCTCTTGTCCAGAGGATTCCAGTTTCCTCTTCTAGTGTTCGGAATTGGCAACAAGCCAGGACCACTAATTTGAGTCCTGTTTGTTGTTTACATTACAAGActgcgtcttcttcttcttcttcttcttcgccgttTACAGAGAAGCACTCTGTGGAGAGGTACCAGAGGGATCAATGGCTGTACAAGGCGGTTGAACCCACGCCGCCATCGACTCCATCTCCATCGCCGTTTGAAGATGAAGTCTTTGTTAGGGAAAACGACATTGCGTCGCAGCTGCCTGAGCTGAAGAAGCTCTTGTCTGTgctgagagagaagagagttaaAGGCTGCAAAGGTGGTGATTGTGGACCAGGAGATGTGTATCTCGTTGGGACAGGACCAGGAGATCCTGAGCTTCTGACTCTTAAAGCTGTCAGAGTTATTCAAAGTGCCGATCTTTTGCTTTACGACAGGCTTGTCTCCAATGATGTCTTGGAGTTGGTTGCTCCTGATGCTAGGCTTCTTTATGTCGGCAAAACCGCTGGTTATCATAGCAGAACTCAGGTAATGCCCTAAGTCCTTGTCTTATGGATTGGTTAGCTGGATCATATTGTCACAGATAAGATCATTAAGCCTTATTGGTGTTGTTGCAGGAGGAGATTCATGAACTACTCCTAAGTTTTGCTGAAGCTGGTGCCACTGTTGTCAGGCTTAAAGGTGGAGATCCTCTGGTAAGCTTATATATCTGCTTCTCATACTCTCCCTTAATGTGGCCCCTTTCTAAATGGCCCCTTTCTAAATGTTTTTGCAACTTCTATATGGATAATTTCAGGTCTTTGGACGGGGCGGGGAAGAAATGGACTTTTTACAACAGCAAGGGATTCGAGTTCAAGTTATCCCAGGTAATGTTCTTATTCTTGTCACTCTGTTCCAAGCTTTTGATTCTCTGATTAATGTGGTTGTTGCATTCTTTGGGAACTCAATATGATTGTGGTGACTGAAGTGGTTAATCTTACCGGAAGTTTGCATATATGGTTACAGGGATTACTGCAGCATCAGGGATAGCAGCAGAGTTGGGGATTCCACTAACACATCGCGGTGTTGCAACTAGTGTGAGGTTCCTCACGGGACATTCTAGGAAAGGAGGGNATTAATGTGGATGTTGCATTCTTTGGGAACTCAATATGATTGTGGTGACTGAAGTGGTTAATCTTACCGGAAGTTTGCAATTATATATGGTTACAGGGATTACTGCAGCATCAGGGATAGCAGCAGAGTTGGGGATTCCACTAACACATCGCGGTGTTGCAACTAGTGTGAGGTTCCTCACGGGACATTCTAGGAAAGGAGGGACCGACCCTTTGTTTGTTGCAGAGAATGCAGCTGACCCGGATACAACACTTGTCGTTTATATGGGTTTGGGAACGTTACCTTCTCTAGCGCAAAAACTGATGGACCATGGTCTCCCTTGTGATACACCAGCTGTTGCGGTTGAACGTGGAACCACTCCTCTACAGCGTACGGTAAGCAACCAAACCATACTCTCTTCTCTGTGATTTCCACCGCGTCTGTTTGTTAGTCTTGAGAGTGACTTTTCAAGGCTTTGGGGTGTTGTGAAGGTTTTTGCTGAGCTTAAAGATTTTGCAACTGAGATTCAGTCAGCTGGATTGGTGTCACCAGCGCTCGTCATCATAGGGAAAGTCGTCGAGCTCTCGCCTTTATGGCCACATTGCACGAAATAATCATCCTGCCTTGTAGAGACCCGTTAGATGCTTTCATCGATATTACTGTGAAATTCTAGGAGCTATGAAGATTGAGAGATGTAATAAACAAAAGGAAGGCTGATATTTTCTTGTGTCCGTGTCCTTCGATTAATTTGGGCAATGCCAATGTAATAAACAAAGGCTTCAAACAGAGCCAATATCAATGTTGGGGTAAAATTTAGGAAAAGCCAAGGTGCGCCTAAATTTTTCACTAGTTCATTTATTAATGATTAGTTTTGTTGGgaagaaaaagattagagaaTCGATCAACAACAAGATCACAATTCATAACCAAATTTTACACATTCTATACTTGATTAAAAAAAGGTTAACATAGTTTCTCTAAGAATATCTAAAAACTAGAATTAAAGGAAATAAGCACGAAGTTATCAAAGTCCGAAAGAGCAGAAGATGCAGTCGTTTCAGGCCTCAGATCGTTGTCAAAGGTAGAATTTTTGGTATGAGAAATAGATTGTGTGAATCAAAAGGACATTAGATAGATATTAAAGATACTGTACGGTTAGGAGGGTGAATCATATTATTAGATGTGTAGTGTACAACATATATAGTGTTACATAtgagcttaaaaaaaaaaatgttttacatcaattaaatagcatcaaaaatataaatgatactagtttaaattacttattagcaaatgatacaaaataaataatttttcaatCAAATTGACACAAAATTTGTATTAGTTTGCATCAGAAGAGCtgatataaaatttacatttacatcaattaaaataacCGGtgtattcatttaattttattgacaTCACTTtcaaaaatgatacaaaatttacatcaagtaaATGTGATGTTAATTTTAagtatttcaattattaaaaaaaactaattgggattttttattatagttgACGGTAAATTGTTATTGttacaatatataaataatcatttattattagatctgatttttcctcaaaattaatcaattaatcttttttttccttacccACAATCCTTCTTCTATGCCCACTATTTTTTTCCTATGTTATCTCCAAAAATCCTTTTTAGAATATCTTCAAATTCGTTTTCCAAATCTCATTCAGTTCTTAACCTTTTAAAAGAGGTATTTTCTTACTTCTACatcattcttttaatttttctggttttgttaACCATCACTtagtttttgtctttcttctatTCTCATAAATATGCCACGAGAACTACAAGATCAGTTTAGAAATGCATATAATTAGTTTTTcacctgcggtacaccgcgagactaaattataaattaatgtattttaaataatatttttaatttatttagttttcaaattcccaattaattaaattttatctaattaatttataaatttgtttagaatgttttttctttttcttacgttttatacaatttataacctaattacattgaatttgttattagatagaatataaaattttaaaacacttagttttgttttctataattaaacagaggtatatggcTATATgatatgtgtaatattttgtagttcatatactaaataatttataagttaattttctaaactatgactacaaatctatagtatatgaaataaactaatagttttagtgttggttctatagtccaaacccgccatgctaggcggatcacgcaacatgttc
It encodes the following:
- the LOC104724454 gene encoding uncharacterized protein LOC104724454 isoform X1, with protein sequence MALVQRIPVSSSSVRNWQQARTTNLSPVCCLHYKTASSSSSSSSPFTEKHSVERYQRDQWLYKAVEPTPPSTPSPSPFEDEVFVRENDIASQLPELKKLLSVLREKRVKGCKGGDCGPGDVYLVGTGPGDPELLTLKAVRVIQSADLLLYDRLVSNDVLELVAPDARLLYVGKTAGYHSRTQEEIHELLLSFAEAGATVVRLKGGDPLVFGRGGEEMDFLQQQGIRVQVIPGITAASGIAAELGIPLTHRGVATSVRFLTGHSRKGGTDPLFVAENAADPDTTLVVYMGLGTLPSLAQKLMDHGLPCDTPAVAVERGTTPLQRTVFAELKDFATEIQSAGLVSPALVIIGKVVELSPLWPHCTK
- the LOC104724454 gene encoding uncharacterized protein LOC104724454 isoform X2, whose translation is MALVQRIPVSSSSVRNWQQARTTNLSPVCCLHYKTASSSSSSSSPFTEKHSVERYQRDQWLYKAVEPTPPSTPSPSPFEDEVFVRENDIASQLPELKKLLSVLREKRVKGCKGGDCGPGDVYLVGTGPGDPELLTLKAVRVIQSADLLLYDRLVSNDVLELVAPDARLLYVGKTAGYHSRTQEEIHELLLSFAEAGATVVRLKGGDPLVFGRGGEEMDFLQQQGIRVQVIPGITAASGIAAELGIPLTHRGVATSVRFLTGHSRKGGTDPLFVAENAADPDTTLVVYMGLGTLPSLAQKLMDHGLPCDTPAVAVERGTTPLQRTVFAELKDFATEIQSAGLVSPALVIIGKVVELSPLWPHCTK